In Actinoplanes derwentensis, the following proteins share a genomic window:
- the ftsX gene encoding permease-like cell division protein FtsX: MRVKYVLNEVLVGLWRNVTMTIAMVITMSVSLFMLGASVLLYMQVDQMKDYYYGNIQVSVFLTDDVTEAQKAAIDQAIEGSNLVIDKQYESKEAALERFKKLWADSPDFVNAINADSLPESYRVKLNDPEKYDQFAQVIEKLPGIRQIIDQRELLEKVFEIFNAIQLGALGVAIFMAFAALLLVGNTIQVAAYSKRREVAVMKLVGASNWFIQAPFVLEAVVAGIVGAVLGFIILFAGKLVMLDNKLQALTTILTPIPNGNVWLMLPLLAGVGSLVSAVTAWITLRFYLKV, encoded by the coding sequence ATGCGCGTGAAGTACGTACTCAACGAGGTCCTGGTGGGCCTGTGGCGGAACGTCACGATGACGATCGCCATGGTCATCACCATGTCGGTCTCGTTGTTCATGCTGGGCGCCTCCGTCCTGCTGTACATGCAGGTCGACCAGATGAAGGACTACTACTACGGCAACATCCAGGTCTCCGTCTTCCTGACCGACGACGTGACCGAGGCCCAGAAGGCCGCGATCGACCAGGCCATCGAGGGCAGCAACCTGGTGATCGACAAGCAGTACGAGAGCAAGGAGGCCGCGCTCGAGCGGTTCAAGAAGCTCTGGGCGGACTCCCCGGACTTCGTGAACGCGATCAACGCGGACAGCCTGCCGGAGTCGTACCGGGTGAAGCTCAACGACCCGGAGAAGTACGACCAGTTCGCCCAGGTGATCGAGAAGCTGCCCGGGATCCGGCAGATCATCGACCAGCGCGAGCTGCTTGAGAAGGTCTTCGAGATCTTCAACGCGATCCAGTTGGGCGCGCTCGGTGTCGCCATCTTCATGGCGTTCGCCGCCTTGCTGCTGGTCGGTAACACCATTCAGGTGGCCGCCTACAGCAAGCGGCGAGAAGTCGCGGTGATGAAGCTGGTCGGCGCCTCGAACTGGTTCATCCAAGCACCGTTCGTGCTGGAGGCGGTGGTCGCCGGCATTGTCGGTGCGGTTCTGGGCTTCATCATCCTGTTCGCCGGCAAGCTGGTCATGCTGGACAACAAGTTGCAGGCCCTGACCACGATCCTGACGCCGATCCCCAACGGCAACGTGTGGCTGATGCTGCCGCTGCTCGCCGGTGTGGGTTCGCTGGTCAGCGCGGTGACCGCCTGGATCACGCTGCGCTTCTACCTGAAGGTCTGA